The following proteins come from a genomic window of Crassostrea angulata isolate pt1a10 chromosome 1, ASM2561291v2, whole genome shotgun sequence:
- the LOC128158299 gene encoding ETS-related transcription factor Elf-3-like: MTSPTEQSENTPQIAQILQFLQDPMEVPQLYLSYCGEAQTPQYDHEYQPPFHHKEYTTVNNTPYDDPAYHPENGSDGSELEDDASVMFDYPITQGGQVFCQNCAYGQYHGCSCYTNSGPVPHYDLPRNTDPEEDSNDSIEKKLPSIDIFKRDTREIISSTDSHIHETGKRKRGAKNILLWKFLLAELSAPNPVSIKWVNKSEGTFRFMDTVEVSRRWGQKKQKADMNFEKLSRGIRHYYKNKFMTRIDGVRLVYKFNWSKIPKEWRPFGV, encoded by the exons ATGACTAGTCCTACAGAACAGTCCGAAAACACCCCACAAATAGCCCAGATCTTACAGTTTCTTCAAGACCCAATGGAAGTTCCCCAACTATATCTGTCATATTGTG GCGAGGCGCAGACTCCGCAGTATGACCACGAGTACCAGCCCCCCTTCCACCACAAAGAATACACCACCGTTAACAACACGCCGTATG ATGACCCAGCATACCACCCAGAAAATGGTTCCGATGGCAGCGAACTGGAAGACGATGCATCAG TGATGTTCGACTACCCAATCACCCAGGGCGGCCAAGTCTTCTGTCAGAACTGTGCGTACGGGCAATATCATGGATGCTCCTGCTACACCAACAGTGGCCCCGTTCCCCATTACGATTTGCCAAGGAACACAGACCCCGAGGAGGACTCCAACGACTCCATCGAAAAGAAACTGCCCAGTATAGACATTTTCAAACGTGATACCCGTGAAATTATCAGTTCCACAGACTCGCACATTCACGAGACTGGCAAGCGAAAGCGAG ggGCTAAAAATATTCTACTGTGGAAGTTTTTATTGGCCGAGCTCAGCGCCCCTAACCCGGTGTCTATTAAGTGGGTTAACAAGAGCGAGGGGACCTTCCGGTTCATGGACACGGTGGAGGTCAGCCGGAGGTGGGGGCAGAAAAAACAAAAGGCCGACATGAACTTCGAAAAACTGAGCCGAGGGATAAG acACTACTACAAGAACAAGTTTATGACACGTATAGACGGCGTCCGtcttgtttataaattcaaCTGGTCCAAAATCCCTAAAGAATGGCGACCGTTTGGAGTATGA
- the LOC128158254 gene encoding uncharacterized protein LOC128158254, which produces MDIGTCSLPDRHLRSVRTLTQQALMLFEDKVEKYNDRLRDVRRDIETVILEFEDVRPTEENVLRAMKSDLTHFANQYNSLSNEYVSYLKGTRTAASLREEASHRLVASSVRGKVDYMITEIESRLTDNVPSYTQFAESNGQTEGLPLRVKEEVVRNLSYSSLNKESSVGKRRHSVTSQVPSTTGSNLSTIIQRQAAKVGLQTAKLDLKFAEEEAELLRKQAAIEAERKILESRKAVAVAQTTFEALETLANDTEKGEILEECAEKEQCQQDTLERTKQYVRNLKENREDQVSVSSIRSFKNFCNPKHSTPCEKNQDLTSNLNPSAKPFSPYGFDHLTKYIAKKDLISSRFSTYDDNPTHYSSWKATFQNIVTEVQASPLEHLDLLVRWLGPDSTKQVQSIRSANVQDPEKALKLAWERLDTRFGSPEIIQHTLQQRILDFPKLQNHQRKEFFDLADLATEIEGIKSDDQNAITLAYFDSSYGVNKLVSKLPFNLQEKWTHKASDYKLHHNGQFPPFTYFTSFLQNLAKMKNDPGFVYESDNQKQTQRSGGRSVYQRNPPPRNVSTRKTEVAVCQSDVTICPLHGKNHSLNECRAFRQKPLEERMKFIRMKQICFKCCADQRHLAKNCKSKVQCSICNAYSHPTALHPNLIQDEGESSASKVSTSCTQICGTTRSTNRSCAKILKVRVHPKNKPEEVRIVYAIVDDQSNQTLATSTLFDFFHERGPEHNYILVSCAGKKPVFGRQGVGYIVQSMDKTCSFELPTLLECDEIPNNRDEIPTPQIARQFTHLQDIASCIPRIDNKVQIELLIGRDLLEVHHVMEQKIGKVSLPFAQKLPLGWVILGRVCLNNTHVSEVVNTNKTFVLSNGRPTLFEPCENQLFVVSSVFQKTEHDEKLGPSIDDKKFIEIMNSSFKKDADGRWTAPLPFKENRPTLPNNKTQALKRALMLDNSFRRNPTKHRHAQDFMQKIFDHGHAEIAPPISMNSECWYLPLFGVYHPKKPDSIRMVFDSSARHEGLALNDVLFKGPDLTNNLLGVLLRFRKDEIAITGDIEQMFYNFKVTEKDRDFLRFLWHPDGDLDTPLKEYRMTVHVFGNTPSPSIATYGLHKAVQHADTDVQDFVNRNFYVDDGLTSCTSEEEAVSLMRRTQQALSIGGRLRLHKIASNSKAVLQQFVNDDLSKDLKHLDFGCDTLPVQRSLGVSWDTETDSIIFQVSKDLKPFTRRGVLSTINSLFDPIGFTAPVTLQGKLFLREVMSTVKQVGWDEPLQENFLIRWENWVNSLQCLEDIRIPRMYGKTSVTSADDVSVHIFCDASKEAIAAVAYLRVSTGNVTDVGFLVGKAKVAPTHGHTIPRLELCAGVLATELAETVKEELDIAKSAFRFYSDSRVVLGYISAEARRFHVYVCNRVSRIRSFCGPEQWGYISTESNPADIATRSFKTSSLPHSVWLQGPEFLVNEYVHVNEYFPVVEADDDVEIRKEVVNLKTETSDPPEKVLSLTARFTKFSSWNSLKRAITNLRKIAVRFQREKQNHHLPVEQFIIKEVQHEVYQEEVQSIMKGSKPPKNSSLLPLNPVLDPNGILRVGGRLQHISTNRPYEDDHHPIIIPKGHHIALLLVRHFHSNIQHQGRHLTECAIRAAGFWLVGGKRLIISVLRSCVTCKKLRGSFGWTKMADLPRDRLETGPPFTFVGIDTFGPWPIVYRKTRGMQRNHNRWAILFTCMVSRAVHVELIEELSSPSFINALRRFMAIRGPVKQFRSDRGTNFVGGVKELELDAQFIEKGPVANYLKNNRISWIFNPPHASHFGGVWERMIGCCRRILDALLLQNKHDLTHEVLSTFMLEVCAILNARPLVPVSTDPDKPEVLSPCQLLTQKNPLDDFDLPSCDQKDAIKNQWKRVQYLADNFWTRWRSEYLHLLQTRPKWESPGIHFNKGDIVLLKDSESPRNHWPMGVIEEAFKSEDELVRKVKVRVMRGDTSTSYVRPITQLVKLLEVK; this is translated from the coding sequence ATGGATATCGGTACATGCAGTCTACCAGATCGACATCTACGATCAGTGAGGACGCTTACTCAACAAGCCCTAATGCTGTTCGAGGACAAAGTAGAGAAATATAATGACAGACTCCGAGATGTAAGAAGAGACATTGAAACGGTGATTCTAGAATTTGAAGATGTCCGTCCAACGGAGGAAAATGTTCTACGAGCTATGAAGTCTGACCTTACCCACTTTGCTAATCAGTACAACAGTCTGTCCAATGAATATGTGTCATACTTAAAAGGAACAAGAACAGCAGCTAGCTTAAGGGAAGAGGCCTCACACAGGCTAGTTGCATCATCAGTTCGTGGTAAAGTTGACTACATGATAACTGAGATTGAAAGTAGACTTACGGATAATGTGCCATCCTACACACAATTTGCAGAAAGTAACGGTCAAACTGAAGGATTACCACTCCGTGTTAAAGAAGAAGTGGTGAGGAACTTGAGTTATTCTTCTCTCAACAAAGAATCATCTGTAGGAAAGCGTAGGCATAGCGTCACATCTCAAGTCCCCTCAACAACTGGCTCAAACCTCAGCACTATCATCCAACGCCAAGCAGCTAAAGTGGGCCTGCAAACCGCAAAATTGGACCTGAAGTTTGCAGAAGAGGAAGCGGAGCTCCTAAGGAAGCAAGCAGCCATCGAAGCAGAGCGAAAGATTCTGGAAAGTCGCAAAGCAGTTGCTGTAGCCCAGACTACATTTGAAGCATTAGAAACACTCGCTAATGACACAGAAAAAGGAGAAATCCTCGAAGAGTGTGCAGAGAAGGAGCAGTGTCAACAAGACACCTTAGAACGGACAAAACAGTACGTACGTAACTTGAAAGAAAATCGGGAAGACCAGGTTAGTGTTTCGTCCATAAGAAGCTTCAAGAACTTTTGTAACCCAAAACATTCCACACCGTGTGAGAAGAATCAGGATCTTACATCCAATCTGAACCCATCAGCCAAGCCATTCTCCCCATATGGGTTCGATCACCTCACGAAATATATTGCCAAAAAGGACCTGATATCTTCACGTTTTTCTACTTATGATGATAATCCAACCCACTACTCATCATGGAAAGCGACATTCCAAAACATAGTCACAGAAGTACAGGCATCACCTCTAGAGCATCTTGATTTGCTCGTCAGATGGCTGGGACCAGATTCCACCAAGCAAGTACAAAGCATCCGCTCAGCGAACGTACAGGACCCAGAAAAGGCATTAAAACTTGCATGGGAACGCCTTGACACACGTTTTGGAAGTCCAGAAATAATTCAACACACACTTCAACAAAGGATCTTAGATTTTCCAAAACTTCAAAATCACCAGAGGAAAGAATTCTTTGATCTAGCAGATCTTGCAACTGAAATTGAAGGAATCAAGAGTGATGATCAGAACGCAATCACACTAGCCTATTTTGACTCTTCCTACGGTGTAAACAAACTTGTGTCTAAACTGCCATTCAATCTACAAGAAAAATGGACTCATAAAGCAAGTGACTATAAATTGCACCATAACGGACAGTTTCCACCATTTACTTACTTCACTTCTTTCCttcaaaatcttgcaaaaatgaaaaatgacccAGGATTTGTATACGAGTCAGATAATCAGAAGCAAACACAGAGAAGTGGTGGACGAAGTGTATACCAAAGAAACCCCCCTCCAAGAAATGTGTCAACTAGAAAGACAGAAGTAGCTGTGTGTCAGTCAGATGTGACAATCTGTCCATTGCATGGAAAAAACCACTCCCTAAATGAATGCAGAGCCTTTCGACAGAAACCTCTAGAAGAAAGGATGAAGTTCATTCGCATGAAACAGATTTGTTTTAAGTGTTGTGCAGACCAGCGTCACCTTGCCAAAAACTGCAAATCCAAGGTACAATGCAGCATCTGTAATGCTTATTCACATCCCACAGCATTACACCCCAACTTGATCCAGGATGAAGGGGAGTCGAGCGCTTCCAAGGTATCAACATCCTGTACACAGATATGTGGAACTACCCGTTCCACCAACAGATCATGCGCCAAGATACTGAAGGTTCGTGTACACCCTAAAAACAAACCGGAGGAAGTTCGGATTGTTTATGCCATAGTGGATGATCAGAGTAATCAAACTCTGGCAACTTCTACACTCTTTGACTTTTTCCATGAAAGAGGCCCAGAACATAACTACATTTTAGTGTCATGTGCCGGGAAGAAACCTGTATTTGGTCGACAAGGTGTAGGATATATTGTGCAATCTATGGACAAGACTTGCTCATTTGAACTTCCTACCCTTCTGGAATGTGATGAAATTCCAAACAACAGGGATGAAATTCCGACCCCCCAGATAGCACGTCAATTCACTCACCTGCAAGATATTGCGTCTTGTATACCACGGATAGACAACAAAGTGCAGATAGAACTGTTGATCGGCAGAGATCTTTTGGAGGTCCACCACGTGATGGAACAGAAAATAGGAAAAGTTTCCTTACCATTTGCACAGAAGCTTCCACTAGGATGGGTTATACTTGGCAGAGTATGCTTAAATAACACTCATGTCTCAGAAGTCGTTAACACAAACAAGACCTTTGTACTCTCAAACGGAAGGCCTACCCTTTTTGAGCCTTGTGAAAATCAGCTATTTGTAGTCAGCAGTGTTTTCCAGAAAACAGAACACGATGAAAAACTTGGACCATCCATAGACGATAAAAAGTTCATTGAAATTATGAATTCTTCCTTCAAGAAAGATGCAGATGGGCGATGGACTGCACCCCTGCCCTTTAAGGAGAATAGACCCACTCTACCCAATAACAAAACTCAAGCCCTTAAACGAGCTCTGATGTTAGACAACAGCTTTCGACGTAACCCAACGAAGCATCGTCATGCTCAAGATTTCATGCAGAAAATCTTTGACCACGGGCATGCCGAGATAGCACcaccgatttcaatgaattcTGAATGCTGGTACCTACCATTGTTTGGGGTATACCACCCTAAAAAGCCTGACTCCATACGTATGGTCTTCGATTCTTCGGCCAGGCATGAGGGATTAGCATTGAATGATGTTCTGTTCAAGGGGCCAGACCTAACCAACAATCTCTTAGGAGTTCTTCTGCGGTTCCGCAAGGATGAGATAGCCATCACTGGAGACATAGAGCAGATGTTCTATAATTTCAAGGTTACAGAGAAAGACAGAGACTTTTTGAGATTCCTTTGGCACCCTGATGGTGATCTTGATACACCACTCAAGGAATACAGAATGACTGTACACGTATTTGGAAATACACCTTCTCCCTCGATTGCGACGTACGGACTACACAAGGCTGTTCAACATGCAGACACAGATGTACAAGATTTTGTCAACAGGAACTTTTATGTTGACGACGGTCTGACGAGCTGTACCAGTGAAGAGGAGGCCGTCAGTCTGATGAGAAGAACACAACAGGCGCTTAGCATAGGAGGACGACTTCGACTGCATAAGATTGCTTCCAACTCAAAAGCCGTTTTGCAGCAGTTTGTTAATGATGATCTCTCCAAAGACCTGAAACACCTTGATTTCGGATGTGACACACTACCAGTCCAGAGAAGTCTAGGAGTTTCCTGGGACACTGAAACCGATTCTATCATATTCCAAGTCTCAAAGGACCTGAAACCCTTTACCCGCAGAGGGGTACTGTCGACAATCAACAGTCTGTTTGACCCGATAGGATTCACGGCTCCTGTCACATTGCAAGGAAAGCTTTTTCTTCGGGAGGTAATGTCAACAGTAAAACAAGTAGGTTGGGATGAACCACTTCAAGAAAACTTCCTCATCCGTTGGGAAAACTGGGTAAACTCGCTTCAGTGTTTAGAGGACATCAGAATTCCCCGCATGTATGGCAAGACCTCAGTGACTTCAGCAGACGATGTCAGTGTCCATATCTTCTGCGATGCTTCAAAAGAAGCCATTGCAGCCGTAGCCTATCTTAGAGTCAGTACAGGCAATGTTACAGATGTAGGATTTTTAGTGGGAAAGGCAAAGGTGGCTCCGACACACGGTCACACCATTCCCCGTTTGGAGTTATGCGCGGGAGTCCTTGCTACTGAATTAGCAGAAACTGTAAAAGAAGAATTGGACATTGCAAAGAGTGCATTCCGCTTTTATTCAGACAGCAGAGTAGTTCTAGGCTACATCTCAGCTGAGGCGAGACGATTTCATGTCTATGTGTGCAATCGTGTGAGTCGCATAAGATCCTTTTGTGGACCTGAGCAGTGGGGCTACATATCTACTGAATCCAACCCAGCTGATATCGCCACCAGAAGTTTTAAGACTTCCAGTCTTCCGCATAGTGTATGGCTACAAGGACCAGAATTTCTTGTCAATGAATATGTTCATGTGAACGAGTATTTCCCTGTAGTCGAGGCGGATGACGATGTAGAGATCAGGAAAGAAGTTGTGAACCTGAAGACTGAGACATCAGATCCTCCAGAAAAAGTATTATCCTTGACTGCCAGATTTACGAAATTCTCATCTTGGAATAGTCTCAAGAGAGCTATCACAAACTTAAGGAAGATTGCTGTGCGCTTCcaaagagaaaaacaaaatcatcacTTACCTGTAGAGCAGTTCATCATAAAGGAAGTACAACATGAAGTGTATCAAGAAGAGGTGCAATCAATCATGAAGGGGAGTAAACCACCTAAAAACAGCTCACTTCTTCCCCTTAACCCTGTCTTAGATCCAAATGGAATCCTTCGAGTTGGAGGACGGCTGCAGCACATCTCCACTAATCGACCATATGAAGATGATCATCATCCAATCATCATACCCAAAGGCCATCATATTGCACTTCTCCTAGTACGTCATTTTCACAGTAACATACAACATCAAGGACGTCACTTAACAGAATGTGCTATACGAGCAGCTGGCTTTTGGCTTGTGGGTGGAAAGCGACTAATCATTTCTGTGCTTAGAAGTTGCGTCACATGCAAGAAACTTAGAGGCAGCTTTGGCTGGACAAAAATGGCAGACTTACCTAGAGACCGTTTAGAGACCGGGCCACCATTCACATTTGTTGGCATCGACACCTTTGGACCCTGGCCTATTGTTTACAGGAAGACCAGAGGCATGCAAAGAAACCATAACCGCTGGGCCATTCTATTCACATGCATGGTGTCCAGAGCTGTCCACGTCGAACTCATTGAGGAGTTAAGCAGTCCTTCCTTCATCAATGCTCTTCGCAGATTTATGGCCATTCGTGGACCTGTTAAACAATTCAGGTCGGACAGAGGCACCAATTTTGTTGGTGGTGTGAAAGAGCTAGAGTTGGATGCCCAATTTATTGAGAAGGGCCCTGTAGCCAATTACTTGAAGAATAACAGAATTTCTTGGATCTTCAACCCACCCCATGCCTCGCACTTCGGAGGAGTTTGGGAACGTATGATTGGTTGTTGTAGACGGATCCTGGATGCCTTGTTACTACAAAACAAACATGATCTAACACATGAAGTCCTCTCAACGTTTATGCTTGAAGTTTGTGCCATTCTAAATGCACGACCTTTAGTGCCAGTATCAACGGACCCAGATAAACCAGAGGTATTATCACCTTGTCAGCTGCTTACTCAAAAGAATCCTTTGGATGATTTTGACCTACCGAGCTGCGACCAGAAAGATGCTATCAAAAACCAGTGGAAGAGAGTACAGTATCTTGCCGACAACTTTTGGACCCGCTGGCGCTCGGAGTATCTTCACCTTCTTCAGACCCGACCAAAATGGGAATCGCCAGGAATCCACTTCAATAAAGGTGACATTGTGCTTCTGAAAGACAGTGAATCCCCCAGAAACCATTGGCCGATGGGAGTAATCGAAGAGGCCTTCAAAAGCGAAGATGAACTCGTTCGCAAGGTCAAAGTGCGGGTAATGCGAGGGGATACGTCCACTTCCTATGTTCGTCCGATCACCCAACTTGTGAAGCTCCTGGAGGTTAAGTGA